The nucleotide sequence CGTTGATAAGTTGTTCAAACCGAAATTTAGCCTCTGATGATTCCTCAGAAGCATCTTATATAGGAGTTCATAATAGTAAAAATTCACTGGATTGGGCTGGAGTTTACAGAGGAGTTTTACCATGTGCAGATTGTGAAGGGATACAAACTGAAGTTAAAATTAATGATAAATCCGAATTTATCTTAAGTAAGCGATATTTGGGTCGAAGTGCTCAAGTGTTAGTTTCTGAGGGCTTTTTTACATGGGATGAATACGGTGGGAAGATTTTTTTAGAAAATGAGCAAATGTCTTTTATGGTTGGAGAAAACAGGCTAATCTTGCTCGATAAAGATTCTAAAAGAATTAAGAATGATACAGGTGAAGACTTTAATTTAGTTAAAAAAACAAATAATATCAGGAATAAGAAATGGTATCTTGTGGAGCTGAATGGTGAAGAAATTCATATAAATGAAACCCTTAAAAAACTTCCCTATATTCAGTTTGAAGAAGGTGAAAAGGTAAGTGGACATGCCGGTTGTAATACTTTTCACGGAAGCTATAACCTCAGTGATGGTAACCGGATTTCATTTTCGCAAATGGGACTAACACGCATGGCCTGTGCGGATATGGAAACAGAACAAAATCTTATGGAAGTATTAGAGCAGGCAGATAATTATCATGTAAGGGCGGATACATTTCAATTAAATCAGGCCAGGTTAGTTCCGTTAGCCAGGTTTGAATACAGATTTTTTGATTAGCTTAGTCAACTTTTCCAAAAAACGATAACCGTTTGACGGGACTTAAATGTTTATCAAACACCAAGTACAAAAATTAAAATTTATGCAATTATTTATTATTTCTTCTCAACGTTACATTTTATATACTCTCTTTCTGGTTTTATTTGTTTTCATGTTTTCGTCTTGTGCCGGAAGCCGGCAATTGGCAGACGAAGCTGTAGAGGAAGATTTAAGTTCGGAATCTCAATGGACAGAATATGAAAAAAATGCATTTTTGGAATCTTGTAAAAGAGATGCTACTCAAATTGAAGGTTTGAATCCGGATCACTACTGTAACTGCTTTTTAGAAAAACTCCAATATACTTACACCATTGATGAAGTGTTAACATTGCCGGATGAATTAATTTTTGAATTGGCAGAAAAATGCATTGAATCGCAACCTTAAGATATGGTAGATTATTTTCAAATTAGGATAAAAGTTAACTTTTTGAATGATAAAACTCTATTTATTTATTGTTTTCAATTTGCTAAATACCCTATATTTTTTCATATTTGTTAACTTTTTATTAGTATAAGGTTAAGGTTTTGTAATTATTTAAGATTCAGTTCGAATAAAGTGTGAAAGATAGTCAGTTATTTCCAATAGGTAGTTTAGTCGTATTAATAGTTATACTTATACTGGTATTAGTGTTACCGGTAAAGATTCCGTATAACATTGACACAAAGGGTTATATTTTGCCTGCAAAAGAGTGGTACCTTGAGAGAACCCGGGATGGCAGCTTATTATCAACTTTAAAAGATAATGCTACAGAAAAAGTAAATTCTTTTAGAATAACAGAATTTCAAAGAGGCGATATTGCCGGCTTTGAATTAAACCATTTATTGGAACAAAGGGGCGATTTTATATTTCGAGGGGATACTATCGGGTCATTATACTCAAATGACGAACTACGCAGGGAAGCTGAATTATCTGGATTATTGGCCGAATATAAAGCAGAACTGGAATTTTATTTGGCAGGAAGCAAACAAGAAGAAGTTGAAGCTGCATTAGCTAAAGTTCAATTAGCTCAGGAGCGTTTGCGAACCGATCAATTAACTTATGACAGAAACTTGCCTTTAATAGAGGATTCCTTAATAGCACCGTCTGAAATAGAATTATTAGAGCAACGCTTAAAAACCCATAAAAGTGAAGTTGAAATTGCTCAGGCAAATTACAGAGCCTTGATAACCGGAGCAAAGCCGGAGCAAATTGAGTGGAGTATAGCCAGAATAAATAATATAGAAAGACAACTGGAAGTATTATCATCTCGTATGGATGCATTTACTATAAAAGCACCTTTTGACGGTGTATTACATCCCAAAAGAGTAACCAATGAGCAGCATTATCCGGTAATTGGTCTGGCTGATACTTCTTTTTATATAGTTAAGATGCCGGTTGATATAACGGAAAAAGACTACATATTTCCAGGGGCAACTGTTACGGCAAGTATACCGGGTTTCAGCGATAAGCCAATTGGAGAAGTTATTCGTATTGAGCCGGGAGTAAACAGAGTTGATGGCAGGCAAGTGTTTTTTGTGAGTGCTAAGTTTCACGCAGGAGAATTCAATCTTATGCCGGGGCTTTTGGCTGATATGCAAATAGAATGTGAGAAAGTAACGCCCAGAGAATTTTTATACAGATCGGTTAAATTAATATTTGCACAATGAAACTGAGGTATGAAAGAAAATATTTGGTTCACAATGACCTTCAGGAGGTTTTGAGGGAGCGTTTTAAACCTTTCCTCAGGCCTGACAAGCATGCAATAGGTCCGTTGGAATATCCTGAATATACAGTCAGAAGTATTTATTTTGATACCCATGATATGGCGGCTTATTTAGACAAAATAGAAGGCTATAAAAGAAAGAAAAAGCTAAGAATCAGGGGTTATAATGTTCATAGAAATGGCGATAAGGTTGTTTTTGAAATTAAGCGGAAAATTGGAGACAGAATTTATAAAAACAGAGTTTTCTTAGAGTATGAAGAGCTTCCTAAAGTTATGGATCCTTCGCTTGATTCAGGTGGTGAATCATTAAGAAATAAGTCATTTTTGAATGACCCGAGTTATAAAAAGTTTAAGTATAATTTGCTTCGCTATCATATGCATCCGGTGATTTTAATTTCTTATGAAAGGGAACCTTATCATGGCCAGATTGATAGTGGTGTGCGAGTGACTTTTGACAAAAATATAAGAAGTAAGTTTGCACCTTCTTTAGATGAGCTTTATAGTGAAACTTTTATGAGGCCATTGTTTAAAGATCATTTTATACTTGAAATTAAGTATTTTACGGATTTTATGCCAAGCTGGGCTAAATCTATAGTTGCTGAATACAATCTTCGTAGAGAAGCCTTGTCTAAGTTTTCAATAGGTATAGATGCGCATCATGATGAGAGGATGAAGTTGCCTTCTTCTGCATTTAGAAGCTATCGTTTGTCCGGATTAAGTAATTTTGTATTTAAGAAAAAACTATGATAGAAGAATTTCAGGATATATTCGTTTTTTCAATTAGTCTGAAACAAGTTATAGCAAATGTTTTAGTGGCTTTAGTATGTGGTGTTACTATTTCTTTGATTTATCGCTTTTCATACAGAGGTTTAAATTACTCTACTTCATTTGCAAATTCTATAATTATGCTGACCATGATTACATCTATAGTGATTATGGTAATCGGAAATAACTTAGCTCGTGCATTCGGATTAGTAGGGGCTATGTCAATTATTCGATTTAGAACGGCCGTTAAAGACTCTCAGGATATAACTTTTATCTTTTTTGCACTCACTATAGGATTGGCAGCAGGGGTGGGGCTATACGCAGTCGCCTTTGCCGGTACAGCAATTATCGGCTTTATCATTATGGTATTAAGTGCCATAAACTTCAGCAGTAAAACAAAAAAGGAATATCTCCTTCAGATTTTAACAGTACCAAGCGGAGAAAAAGAAACTCCCTATCACGACTATATTAAAAAGTATTGTAGACGATATAAGTTAGTGAATGTAAAAGCAGTTGGAGAAGGTGATAGTGAATTACTTGAGATTTCCTGGTATGTCACTTTAAAAAATGAAGAAGACAATAGCATTTTCATTTCTCAATTAAAAAATATTCCGGGTACTTCTCAGGTTAATTTATTTTTTGATGAAGAATAAGCTTTAGCTTTTCTTTGCAAAAGAATTCTGCATTATGCTCAAATATAAGTTGATTATTTCTTTTCTTTTTTTACTTTATATTTCTATCGGTATCGGTCGTATGGCTAATGCAGAAGTGAATTTAGAAATTCTTTTGCAGGCTGTTTATGATAACAGTCCGGGTATTAAAGCTTCTGAAAAGGGAATAGAAAGGTTTATGCTGGAGCAAAATCGTTCAAAATATAATTTTTTCCCCGATTTACAATTTGATTACAGAAATAGAAATAACAGAGGTCTTTTTGTCGATCCGTCAACCAATATTCTGAGTAGAGATATAGTATTTGGCAATCATGCTTTTTTGTCCAGTGAAATCACCATTTTTAATGGTTTTTATAATCATCATTACAGAGAACTTAGCAGGGTTAGAGTAGAAGTGGCAGAATTAAGAACAGAATTAGAAAAACAAAGTATTGCCAGAAAGGTTGCTGTTGCTTATTTCACAATTGGTTTGCTGAAAGAGGAAATTAGCAGATTGGAGAAGTTGATTGAGCAGTACTCACTTTTGGAGAGATTTACTTCGGCAAGAGTTGAGAGCGGACTATTGCATAGCAGAGACATAGCACTTATTCGTGCAGAAGTTGCTGAAATTAATTATAAAATACTCGAGAGCCGGATCATGATAGACAATCAGGTGATTTTTTTACAGCAAAACAGTGGCTTATCCGGTTGGGAAGCTGAAGATTTGGAGTTTGATTCATTTTTTGAAATGCTGGAAGAAATTGATGATCTAACGGCTCCTGTTGACGCTGATGCATCTCAAATTCCAATAGTTTCTTATTATGAAGCACTGGAAAGAGCTGCCGGATATTCATTGAAAATGAGAAGAGCAGAGTCATATCCAAGCTTGAAAGCGGAGGGAATTATAGGTACAAGGACTTCTACACTGGGAGAAGACCCTTTTTCGAGTCAATTTTCTAATAACAATTATCAACAAATTGGCTTACTGTTAAATGTTCCTATTTTTAATCGTTTACATTACAAAACTGCGATTGAACAGGCTAAAGTAGATATTGAAGTACTTGCTTATGAGAAGCAGGCTGTAACAGATGCCTTTCAGTTAGAGCTGACAGCTCTCGGAAGCAGCTTAAATCTGCTCAAGAGGCGACTGGAAGTATATGAGGTGCGGTCTGAGGCACTTGAAATGCAATATGAGTTCATTTTTGAAAAGTTTCACAGAGGACTTTCAGATATTTTAGACTTAAGTCAGATAAGACATGACTTAACAGAACTACAATCTGATAAATTACAAACTCAGATAGAACTGCTTAAGAAAACAATAGACATGAATTTTTTGAAGGGAGAAATATATTTTGATTAATTTTAGGTATGAAATCTGTTAAAAAAGTCTTTTTATTTACTCTTTTAGCTTTCATAATTATAGCATGTAAAGAAAAAGATAAAGAGGAAGAAGATGAATACATAGAGATTGAAATTGTACCTGAATTAGTAACCGTATTAAGTATGCAGTTTGAAGAAACTTCAGGTCTTATACACTCAGGTGGGCAATTATGGACGCACAACGACAGAGGGTGGTTTAATCATATCTATGCAATTGATAAAAATACCGGAAATCCATATATAACCTTAGTTTTAAATAATGCAGGAAGTGTAGATTACGAGGATTTGGCCAAAAGTGAAATGTTTATTTATGTAGGTGATTTCGGGAATAATACAGGTAATCGAAAAGATTTAAAAATCTATAGAGTACCTAAAATTGAAATAAATTATGAAAACCCGGGGATACAATACTTACATGTTAATTCCACCCGGTTTTTTTACCCGGAACAAGACGTATTCGAATCAGGTAATCAGCATAATTTTGATTGTGAAGCTTTTATTTGGTTTGATAATCATTATTATCTTTTTTTAAAACATCGCTTAGATAATAATACCACACTTTATAAAATACCGGCTCAACCCGGAGAATTTGCTGCAGAAAAACTGGGAAATTTTGAGAGCAGAGGTCAAATCACCGGAGCTGATATATCTCCTGATAGGGATGAAATAGTTTTATTGGGCTATGATAAAGATGAGGATGTATTTATTTGGGTACTTAGTAACTTCGAAGGTGATAATTTTTTTGAAGCAGATTTAATGTATATTAGGCTGGGTACTTTTGATGAGATTGGACAGGCAGAAGGCATTAGTTATACCGATGATAATAAGTTAATTTATATTAGTGCCGAAAAAACCAACGATACACCTCCTTTATTGTATAAAATTTCAGTTGACTCTTATCGCTCAAACTAGTTTTTAATACTGTTTTGAATTAATGTAATAGCTTGTTCCAAAGATTGATTATTGGGATTTAAATCTCTGGCTTTTAGAAAGTAGGGCAGAGCCATTGAATAATATGAATTTCTTTGCTGTAAAAAATTATTTTCTTCTTCCGGATTTAAATTCCTGTTAGTTTTTATTTCATTTATTTCAATGGCTTTATTATAATACAAAACACCTAAATTATAATTAGCATCAAAAAAATCTTTATCTATTTCTATTGCTTTCTTGTAGTATAAAATGGCATCTTCAAACTTATTAAACCCACTTAATAGACTGGCTTTTATAAAATATAAACCCTTTTCATTAGGAAAAGATTTAATTAGTTTTGTAAGGTCTTCAATCAGTTCATTCTCTCTTCCCAGATAATGAGCTATATTTACAGCTTCAGCTAATAAATCATTATCACTTGGAACTACAGCAGTTCCTTTTCTTACTGTTTCAAAAGCAGCTTCAAAATCTCCTTTTATTTTATGAATCTGAACCGCAGCTAAGTAAATTTCAGGATTACGGGTGTTGTTTTTAATGAGCTCATTGTATAGATTTAATGCTCTTTCGGTTGAGCCCTCCTCCTGAAGTATTTTTCCGTATTGAGCTATCCCTTGATTAGGGGTGTTTCTATAATTCCTTTTTTTAAGAAAGTCATAAATTTCCATATATACCTGATACAAAACTAATCTATCGTCTATTTTAGCGCTTAAACCATGTTTTATTGACCATTCATCAATTAACAACATTATTTTTTCTGAATTTGAAAGTATCTGAAACAGATATTGATTTGAACGATCTCTCTTAATTGCAGCTTGTAGAGAAAACCATGCATCCTTAAGATTATTTATGTTTGGATTACCAAATCTTTTGGCATTTTCTTCTTCAAAGGAAGATATAAGAATTAAGCTTTGAATGAGCCAGGGATAAGCCCGGACATTAAAATAAGAATCTGATACAGCCTTATTTATTTCAGCTAAAGCCTTATCATTTTGACCTAAAATGTAATGCCTGTATGCTGCTTCTGTAGCATTATTTTGTGCAAATGAATTCAGGAAAAAAATG is from Chitinophagaceae bacterium and encodes:
- a CDS encoding META domain-containing protein translates to MPKLNTFFQSFMLFGMMFFTLISCSNRNLASDDSSEASYIGVHNSKNSLDWAGVYRGVLPCADCEGIQTEVKINDKSEFILSKRYLGRSAQVLVSEGFFTWDEYGGKIFLENEQMSFMVGENRLILLDKDSKRIKNDTGEDFNLVKKTNNIRNKKWYLVELNGEEIHINETLKKLPYIQFEEGEKVSGHAGCNTFHGSYNLSDGNRISFSQMGLTRMACADMETEQNLMEVLEQADNYHVRADTFQLNQARLVPLARFEYRFFD
- a CDS encoding DUF4956 domain-containing protein — encoded protein: MIEEFQDIFVFSISLKQVIANVLVALVCGVTISLIYRFSYRGLNYSTSFANSIIMLTMITSIVIMVIGNNLARAFGLVGAMSIIRFRTAVKDSQDITFIFFALTIGLAAGVGLYAVAFAGTAIIGFIIMVLSAINFSSKTKKEYLLQILTVPSGEKETPYHDYIKKYCRRYKLVNVKAVGEGDSELLEISWYVTLKNEEDNSIFISQLKNIPGTSQVNLFFDEE
- a CDS encoding polyphosphate polymerase domain-containing protein gives rise to the protein MKLRYERKYLVHNDLQEVLRERFKPFLRPDKHAIGPLEYPEYTVRSIYFDTHDMAAYLDKIEGYKRKKKLRIRGYNVHRNGDKVVFEIKRKIGDRIYKNRVFLEYEELPKVMDPSLDSGGESLRNKSFLNDPSYKKFKYNLLRYHMHPVILISYEREPYHGQIDSGVRVTFDKNIRSKFAPSLDELYSETFMRPLFKDHFILEIKYFTDFMPSWAKSIVAEYNLRREALSKFSIGIDAHHDERMKLPSSAFRSYRLSGLSNFVFKKKL
- a CDS encoding tetratricopeptide repeat protein, with amino-acid sequence MKLSVSVLICTIFFLNSFAQNNATEAAYRHYILGQNDKALAEINKAVSDSYFNVRAYPWLIQSLILISSFEEENAKRFGNPNINNLKDAWFSLQAAIKRDRSNQYLFQILSNSEKIMLLIDEWSIKHGLSAKIDDRLVLYQVYMEIYDFLKKRNYRNTPNQGIAQYGKILQEEGSTERALNLYNELIKNNTRNPEIYLAAVQIHKIKGDFEAAFETVRKGTAVVPSDNDLLAEAVNIAHYLGRENELIEDLTKLIKSFPNEKGLYFIKASLLSGFNKFEDAILYYKKAIEIDKDFFDANYNLGVLYYNKAIEINEIKTNRNLNPEEENNFLQQRNSYYSMALPYFLKARDLNPNNQSLEQAITLIQNSIKN
- a CDS encoding TolC family protein, which gives rise to MLKYKLIISFLFLLYISIGIGRMANAEVNLEILLQAVYDNSPGIKASEKGIERFMLEQNRSKYNFFPDLQFDYRNRNNRGLFVDPSTNILSRDIVFGNHAFLSSEITIFNGFYNHHYRELSRVRVEVAELRTELEKQSIARKVAVAYFTIGLLKEEISRLEKLIEQYSLLERFTSARVESGLLHSRDIALIRAEVAEINYKILESRIMIDNQVIFLQQNSGLSGWEAEDLEFDSFFEMLEEIDDLTAPVDADASQIPIVSYYEALERAAGYSLKMRRAESYPSLKAEGIIGTRTSTLGEDPFSSQFSNNNYQQIGLLLNVPIFNRLHYKTAIEQAKVDIEVLAYEKQAVTDAFQLELTALGSSLNLLKRRLEVYEVRSEALEMQYEFIFEKFHRGLSDILDLSQIRHDLTELQSDKLQTQIELLKKTIDMNFLKGEIYFD